A region of the Pogoniulus pusillus isolate bPogPus1 chromosome 12, bPogPus1.pri, whole genome shotgun sequence genome:
GTGACAGACAATTTAGACTCTTTGAAACAATTAGAAGAAACAATGCAGCGAATAAAGAGAAATGAAGCAGGAGTGAAACAGCCCAAACCTGTTTCTGTTTAAAAAGATAATAAATATCTGCTGATGTGATTATGATGACACCAAAGCATGATAACTGTTTCTGCTTACAGTGTCTTTGTTCTCAGCAGGACATTTACGAATTTTAAGTTCCTCCCAAAATAACTACTACAGAACTGATTTTCCTACTCCCTTTCTTAAGAAATTGATGAAAATagtcaataaataaataaaaggaacCGTGGCtgatatttttctttaaaagaagcTGAGAACAAGAATCTTGTGAGAGTTTTTAAAAGATTTTTTGTTTCAAATCTAGGTTTTTGGTTTTtccttcctaaaatccagcaaTCCAATACAGGAGTACCTTCAGGTGTCTAAAGTGTGTAAATTCAGTTTGTTCTCCTGTAGCAAAGCTGAAATGTTCCACTTTGTCCCAGTCAGATaggggttttgtgggtttttctttgggttttttgtttgtttgggttctttggtgctgtttgtttgtttgttttttccccagtgaAAACTAACTTTTCATACTAAGAAATAGTTTATAATAAGGAAAACTTGCAGGAAAGTTGTCAGTTGGGTCTGGCATATATACAGCTAGCTCCTTTAAATACAATCTACTTACCAGTTGGTTTTGAGAGACTTCCATTGctactgcattaaaaaaattgAACCTTAATaatgtctattttttttcccttgtagaAGGTAAGAGATTGCTAAGGGTTGGAGTGGATCCCCCCAGCAATAACTTCATGTAAATCTGCTCTAGAGAGCAAATTCACCACAACTCAGGATTTGGAAAATCAGAGAGTGGTGGAgctacttttttctttctgggaTGGCTGTATTTTGCTACACTTAGTAAGAAAGAACAAGAACCATTAAGTCTATTGGACTTTCTCTACTCATTGTATTTTATCAATCTTGCAAATTCAAGTCAAAACACTGAAATATCATGTAGCCACTCTACAAGTTAAGGGGTATTGCCTTACCAGAAGGGAAAGGAGTCTCCTCAATCGTAGGtggaactggaaaaaaaagcaacacaaTAATCAAAGTTAGTTGTTTGAGGCTAGAACAGAAAAAGGGTACCAATAAGTGATCAGAGAGTTAGTATTTTGTTGATTGGTTTTGCTAAGAAAGCATACACTAGTCAGCTaaatggagaggctgagggagctgggattggttagcctggagaagaggaggctcaggggtgatcttattgctgtctacaactacctgaggggtgattgtggccaggaggaggttgctctcttctctcaggtggccagcaccagaacgagaggacacagcctcaagctacttcaggggaaatttaggctggaggtgaggagaaagttcttcactgagagagtcattggacactggaatgggctgcccggggaggtggtggagtcgccatccctggggctgttcaaggcaggtctggacgtggcacttggtgccatggtctagccttgagctctgtggtaaagggttggacttgatgatctatgaggtctcttccaaccttggtgatactgtgatactgtgactgttcCATCAGTTTAAGTGTGATCACGGAATTAAATCAGAGTAAAGGACACCTTACTGTTCCCAAAAATCAGACCATGAGAACACTCTGGTTCTACATTTTCCAAACACTTCATTTTGAATACTGCCTAACATTTCACTTTGAAAATTTCTGCACATGCCACTtcactttaaaaaatatttttctcttgAGAAGGATATGCATTAAaacaaagatattaaagagcTTGTATTACTTTAaaactattttctttttctagtTTAAGCATAATTAGTTGTGTGCTGTTAACCATAATGAACATTTTCAGATGATTTATTCAAGGAAGATGGCTTAAAAACCTATGTTTTGTTTTGACATGTATCCCATCTTCTTAATTTGGTTTTCAAGTTAGCCAGCTGGTCAAAACCTAGTGCCCCATctttctgctggccatgcttgtAGGCAGTTTAAACGTGGTAGCTCAGTTGTTTGTCATTACTCAAGCATGTGTCATGGTCTCACTCATTTTCCTaaggaaggaaaataataaTTCTTGTTGTGTGTGTCCAGCCTTGCCACCAGATCCATAACTTCCAGCCGCAAGGGATAAGGTAATTAGCAGTTGCCTGTCTTTCATCTGAAAGGGTGTATGGCCTGGACTTTGGATTGAATTGCCAGAGATGAAACAGATCTGAGTGCAAACTGAAATAAACTCTTGTTCCTCTGGAGCAGGGTGGATCAAGGACAATACAAGCTCATAAATAACCAAATACTTGAAAGGTAGGGAGACCTCAGTACTTACTAATGTCTCCTgtgaagggaggggggaaagggcagGCAGCTTTCCTTCAGGAGGCCCGCTGCTTCTGAgaatatgctgtgctggagcttaacaaagatgattttttttcattttttcctcttctcacgCTTTCAACAGAAGCAAGGAATGGAGTGAAAACCAGTAAAGGTTTGCTTTAAAATCTGAACTCATccttgctgtaaaatatagctttatcttacttccaagccatctgagatGGTCTAGTAAATTTTAGTGGAGATGTGTGTAtgcgtgtgtgtgcatgtgtaatTTCCCAACCCACCACACTTGTCAACAAGAAATGCTACCTTCAATTTCCTTCCTATGAACTACAAAAAAAATGTATCTTACCTGTTACAATTAGTTTAACTTTagatttctgtgttttgttgggATTATCTCCAATCTGTTTGTAGATGCAAGTATATGTTGCTGCGTCCAGTAGCTGGACATTGGAAAGCTTTAAGGAAAAGTTGCCATGCTTAATTTGGTCCAAAAAAAGGCTTGTTCTGCCATGGTAATGTTTGTCCTGGAACTTCAACAGGTTCTGCCCGCTTTGAAAGAAGTGCACTACGTGAGAGTCTATCTGCCAGTACAGCCTTGAAGTGGAAGGGTTCAGTTCCCCAGGAGAGGTGGCGGTGCAAGGCAAAATGACAGTTTCTCCAACAAAGGCGTTGCATGTTTTGTCTGGCTGACCTGGAATAAAAAACAAGTAAATTTCTCAGTGTTCACCAGAGCTATGGAGACCAAGTTTCCTATAACTTGGCTTCATCGTGTCGTTAttgcttctcttcctcctccttctgctcatGCTCTCCTGCTCTATATGCTGTGACATGACCAAGGGACATGTATACTTAGTGCTCAGACAGCTGTGCAGCAGGACAGATGTTGCTGTGTGCAAGCTGCCTTCACTTTGTTGGTGTGGAGGCTGCTTGAACTTGTTTCCATAGCCGGTGACTTTAATCTGAGCTTCTGGCCATCTTAGTTTTTGAAATCATGTGTCTGGTTTGATTTTAATTGATCTATCACAAGAGGAAAAGGGCATGCAGAGAAGTGAAGATGGGCAGACACAATTAAGCAAGCTTTGGTTTTGTAGGAAGTCTGGCTAAAAAAGGAGAAGTGTGAAAAGGGTGTTGTATCAGCAAGAAAAAAGTCCTGGGTGAGTCTCCTCAGACTCACCTGTCAGACTGTGGCTCCCGACTTGTAAATAGTGTGCTAGAGTCCTCCATTTCCCATCCCTTGTGGCACCTTGCAGAGGGTGTGACAGAACAGAGCTTTTTTGTCTGCAGGTCCTGCTTGGTGCACTCTTGTTTATACCTGTCCTGTGACCTCCCATATTTTTCAGCATATTTATTCTCCCAGAAATAAGGTCTGTTGTTCCCACTTTAGGTAAATAACTTTTCCAAGGCCTTGAGGAGACATACTTCATACAAGTGGCCTGGACGTCAGGCAGAAATATGACCAACTTTACAAACCAATTCCACAACACACAAGAACCAGGGTGAGGGTAGCCTGCTGGTGagcagatgtgcagggcaggaaGCCAGATGTGTCTCACTTATGCACACTGTTCACTTAATAACTTTGATAATACTTATTTATATAAATTCTTCCAAGTTAGCTGTGATTATACTAAAATTTGCACAAATAAGGGAGTCTGCCAGTATCATGTGGGACAACTCTTAGTAAATTGTGGTGTTACATTTTCTAGGGGAAGGCTGGGTTGTGTGCAGCTACAATGCAGAGACAACTAGATATTTTCAGCACAGAATGTGGGCTTAAATTAACACTTTGACCAGACCGGTTTCATAAAATGATTTTATAAACTAAAATGCAAATCAATTAATTTGGATGGAAAACTCATTCccagcagggagcagaacaAAAGCAGTGCCATTCTGCAGTTATGCCAAGAAGAGAAGCTAAAATTCACTGTGAAACAACACAAAATTCTTTGAAGCATGAGGAGCAAGCAGACTCAATATAAAGTAGGTGTTCTTGGTCACAGTGTAGTCGATCCTGTGTTCTAACCCATCTCTCTGCATATATTAGGGTGAAGACTAAAAAGTGCCCCAGGTTTCCCTTGAATTCACTGATGTCAGCCAGAGCTAAGCTTGCCACATGCTTGGGCCTCTGTTTCCATATTAATCAGTGTCTGTTTTGAGGTTTGTTTGGTGTCACACTGTGTCCAGACAgacaaaagcagaaggaaaagagtAATTCAAAAAGCTTGATCACTGAGCCAAGTAAGTGTCTTTGATTATAACTCTACCACCAAATGTCTGCTTTCCTTGGGTTTTCAGACTTTTCAGCTGAACATCAAAGTTTACTTTTGTCCAACAAGGTATACTTTTGGCTGGAAAGAACACATATCCCCAGTCATATCTCTGGTTGTCAGTGGAAGGAGACTTCCAAACACATATCCCCAGTCATATCTCTGGTTGTCAGTGGAAGGAGACTTCCAAACACATATCCCCAGTCATATCTCTGGTTGTCAGTGGAAGGAGACTTTCAAACACATATCCCCAGTCATATCTCTGGTTGTCAGTGGAAGGAGACTTTCAAACACATATCCCCAGTCATATCTCTGGTTCTCAGTGGAAGGAGATCTCCCTTATGACATGGAGAGCTCAACCATTTTCAGATTGTGTGACTCACTGACCAAGTTTTGCTCCTCCAGGGGAACCTGAACTAAACCAGTATTCAAACAGGGGGCTTATGTTATTTATAATAAGGCTTAGCCTCCACTGCACTATCCCCTTACTGTCACTGCGTGTATCACCCTACGCTCCCCAAAGAAACTGCCTCAGCCCTGCAGTTAGTGACATACCACCCAGGATCgtgggatgttaggggttggaaaggacctctggagatcactgagcccagccacccctgtcagagcaggaccatagaatctagcacaggtcacacaggaacgcatccagacaggtcttgaaggtctccagagaaggagaccgcacagcctctctgtggagcctgttccagtgctctgtggtaCCTAAGGAAGTTCCTCCTCGCGTTGAGGTGGCACTTGCTGTGCTGTACTTtatatccactgccccttgtcctgtcagggcacaactgagcagagcctgtcccctccttcttgacccccagccctcagatatttataaacattgattagacccctctaagtcttctcttcaccagatcgAAAAGCCCctggtccctcagcctcccctctcaggacagtgctccagtcccctaaacaCCgtcatagctctctgctggactctttcaagtagagTCCCTCTCGAACCGAGGGGCCCAAAGCTGAATACAATATTCcgggtgaggtctcaccagggcaaagtagagggggaggagaacccgccttgatctgctggacacactgctcttAACGCACCCCAGGCAAGGCcatcagctgtgcccagcccctgaAGGGCCCCACcagctgaggaagggcctgCAGGGGCGGGAGAAGCCTGAGAGCCGCGGCTGAGCTGTtcaggcccaggcagctggGTACGGCTGCGCTCAGCAGAGCCTCTCTGAGGCAAGGCCGTGTCTGGAAGCAGACTGTGGTTGTGGCTGGCTGTGGTTAGCAAACCACAGCAGGAAGATGAGCGTGCCcgaggctgctgcaggtggtTTATGAGCCCTGGAAAAAAATGAATCTCCAGAGGAGCTTTCTGGTAGGAATCCTgtccccaggatgccattgagaGAGGGAGTGCTCCTGGTGTGTGGCATGGCACTTGGACGAGGAGAAAGTCCTGCCATGAGGAGAACTTGTAACTCTAGTCAGAAAACAGACAACAAGCGTTTGCTCAATGAGCAAAAGAGGCAGAAAGAATATTGGTGTTACCTCCCTATTGCAGTCACTTCTAAACTGGTTTTAGAAgttaatttttgttttgctttttgtctcTTTATTCTTTTTCTGAAGGTGGAGGGCACCAATGCTCAGCATACCTGAGCCTAGCATAACCTTTCCTTTCCTGCATGTTACACTCTACAAGCCCTGCAACACTTAAGAACGACTCTACAAACACCCAGCGGGGGCAGCCCATATCTGCCCTACATTGCTTTCACCTGGGGAAACTGTGGCAGCAGGGGGCAAAACAGGAGGCACTGCTGAAGTTGCCTGGAACAAGAGCAGGTGACTGAAATCTGGCTGTAATGGGTTACTTAACAGAGCCTACAGGTGTGTGAGCTCTTTTGTGGGTGGGAAGAGTGGACTTCTGGGGACAAGCTAAAGAAGTGTCTTCATAGAAGCCAGTCTTGAGAAGACAAAAGTTACATTGAAGATTGGTGATGCTTTCTTAAGCTTCTTACTGAGAGTGTGGATGCACCAGGAGGTGTGGAAACAGATTTTTGGCCAGACAACTGAAGcagtcctgcagtgagcagtagGGAtggtggaagctgctgctgaggtgtaCAAGAGAAAACAACATTTTCCAGGTCTTTCTGGTAAGCTTTGTATGTGGAAGGTGCAATTCTGTACCTCAGAAGAATTGTGTGGTGACAAACAGCTTTCACTTGAAGTTGTAAGACTTAAAGGTAAgatgaaattattttattttgtgattttttttttttaagttgtgtGGTTTAAATGCTGCCTGAATGCTTAAGGCTGTTAAGGTGAAATTGAGCATGCTAACTTAAATATCTGTAAGAGTCCTATAATGGCAAAACTGCTGCTTCAGTACCCAAAGTGTCGTGCAAGGAAACTCATAAAGActgggcttttttgtttctccctcctttcctttcctgaagATGATCTGGGCTAATCATCTTTGTTTATTGATTATGTATTGCTTGTAATGGAGACATCTGAGTAGGTGATGTAGAGTTTCTGACTTGTGGAAAAAGGCCTGGAAATGGAATGCTCTTGAACGTATTTCTTAAGTTCAGTCTGGTGGTATTAGCACAGTTCTACTGCTATATGAAGTAGTTTAATAGAAGAAATACCAGATTAAGTAGAAACTGTTTCATTGTTTTAAAACAGGGTGACAGGGTTCCCGTGTTTCTGGGTACTTGTGAACTGAAATGTGTTACCCTGACGAGGTTGAGTTGTGTGATTCTTCAGAGGTTTGTGCAAAAGTATTTTGGGGAGGTGTAGAGGGCTGTTTGAAACACCAGTTACTTGCTCAGAAACACTAAACTTGAACTCTCTTTtactgaggaggaaaagagattaTCCTTTGATAGTCACTTAGAAGGCTCCACATGCATGCAGGTGCACTTAGCTGCCGAAGGAGTGCATCTTGACAGTAGTTTTTTCACACTGTTCTGTGGAAACGTGGAAGTTTTCCCTAAAAATCAGTTGTGCTTCCAGAAGAGAGACGGGGACTAGTTCAAGGTGAAGTATAACCTCCTGAATCACCACACCTGGTAAATACAAGCTATTTATAGGAAAACAGAGTCTTGACCAAACACAGGGGTCTTTATATTGCTGACTGGGGTAAGAAAATTACAATGAGTTGCCTCTATAGCTTGTAATACACTCTCTCACCAGCATATACTAGGGAAGATTACATCTAATCCATATAATGCCAGAAAACCAACTTTACTAGAACTTGGCTGAGCATTTGCAAAGATTCAGGGAGAGaggactgctgctgggctccagtCCTTCCACTTAACTGCGAGCTCAGTGCCACAATGATTTTAACTACAAAAACTGTTgcaaggcagttgggagttgtAAAAGATGAGATTCCAAATCATCTTTAATGTTATGGAAATGTTAAGGATATTTTATTCTGCCCACATCCTTAAAATGTTATAGATAAGAATTGTGGGCCCAAAACATCTCAACCTTGAAACCACATCTTTTAGATATAGAGGTTTATCTGAAGGTTGTTATCTGTTATTGCAAACCTTGGACTATGATGAAATATATTCAAAGCAAAGTAtgtaattgttttgttttgcaccAGGATTCCAAGTTTGCAGTTCATGTATTTGCATGTAAGTATTTCCAGAAACTCTTAGGTGTGTATTATAGCATATTTACCTCTAGGTAGAGACCAAAACAGTGAGCAGGCAACCATCCAGAGAGCAGTCTCCCTAATGAAGTGAGAGAGAAATGCCAAATAGTTTGTTAGAATGCTAGAGCAGACATCAAAGACTTTGTTTTTTCTGGCACAGATTAGGTTCTGTTTCATGTTATCTGTGAAGATAGTGTAGATATGAAGCTGGATGGGTTAGAAGA
Encoded here:
- the LOC135180242 gene encoding butyrophilin-like protein 10 — protein: MKWETALWMVACSLFWSLPRGQPDKTCNAFVGETVILPCTATSPGELNPSTSRLYWQIDSHVVHFFQSGQNLLKFQDKHYHGRTSLFLDQIKHGNFSLKLSNVQLLDAATYTCIYKQIGDNPNKTQKSKVKLIVTVPPTIEETPFPSERMKISSRSPAAMPCLAMLPLSFHFLVILGFGHL